One region of Primulina tabacum isolate GXHZ01 chromosome 17, ASM2559414v2, whole genome shotgun sequence genomic DNA includes:
- the LOC142530359 gene encoding polyadenylate-binding protein 2-like, translated as MAAQVQMPPQVQLVNATPSGGAPFVTSLYVGDLDANVTDSQLYDLFSQVGDVVSVRVCRDLTSRHSLGYGYVNYGNPQDAERAVEELNFTPLNGKPIRIMYSHRDPSVRRSGAGNIFIKNLDKEIDHKALHDTFSSFGNILSCKIATNASGQSMGYGFVQYASDESAQKAIEKLNGMLLNGKQVYVGPFLRKQEREMSVDKTVFTNVFVKNLSETTTEEDLRKTFIEFGSLTSTAVMRNEDGKSKCFGFVNFENAEDAARAVESLNGHKFDNKEWYVGRAQKKSEREVELKQQFEQSVQEAVDKFQGLNLYVKNLDDSIGDEKLKDLFSPFGSITSYKVMRDPKGISRGSGFVAFSSPEEASRALSEMNGKLIAGKPLYVAPAQRKEDRRARLQAQFAQMRPMTMASTVNPRMPMYPPGGPGLGQQIFYGQPPPAIIPPQHGFGYQQQLVPGMRPGAPLMPNMFVPLVQQGHQGPRPGGRRANAVPMQQGPQPVIQQQMLPRGRGFRYPLGRGMPDVSMQGIPGNMLPVPYEMGGLPLHNAGISQPIPIGALASALANASPIEQRTMLGENLYPLVEQLEPDMAAKVTGMLLEMDQTEVLHLLESPEALKAKVSEAMDVLKNVSQQQLSSPAEQLASLSLSE; from the exons ATGGCGGCTCAGGTTCAGATGCCACCTCAAGTGCAGTTGGTGAACGCCACGCCGTCCGGCGGTGCTCCGTTCGTAACTTCACTGTACGTCGGAGATCTCGATGCGAATGTGACCGACTCGCAACTGTACGATCTGTTCAGCCAGGTGGGGGATGTGGTGTCGGTTAGGGTTTGCAGGGATTTGACCAGCCGACATTCACTTGGTTATGGCTACGTCAACTACGGAAATCCTCAGGATG CTGAGAGAGCGGTGGAGGAGCTGAACTTTACTCCTCTCAATGGGAAACCTATTAGGATTATGTATTCTCATCGAGACCCTAGTGTACGCAGGAGTGGTGCtggaaatatatttattaag AATTTGGACAAGGAAATTGACCATAAAGCTCTACATGATACATTTTCTTCATTTGGGAACATTTTGTCGTGCAAAATAGCAACAAATGCGTCTGGTCAATCAATGGGCTATGGTTTTGTGCAATATGCTAGTGATGAATCTGCCCAGAAAGCTATTGAGAAGCTTAATGGCATGCTGCTGAATGGGAAGCAAGTCTATGTGGGACCCTTCCTTCGTAAGCAAGAAAGAGAGATGTCAGTTGACAAGACAGTATTCACCaacgtgtttgtgaaaaatCTTTCTGAAACAACCACCGAAGAAGACCTTAGAAAGACATTTATTGAATTTGGATCACTCACTAGTACTGCGGTAATGAGAAATGAAGATGGCAAGTCCAAGTGTTTTGGATTTGTTAATTTTGAGAATGCAGAAGATGCTGCTAGAGCAGTTGAATCCCTTAATGGCCATAAATTTGATAACAAGGAATGGTATGTCGGGAGAGCCCAAAAGAAATCTGAGAGGGAGGTTGAATTGAAACAACAATTTGAGCAGAGCGTACAAGAAGCCGTTGACAAATTTCAAGGATTGAACCTTTATGTCAAAAACCTAGATGATAGTATTGGCGATGAGAAACTCAAGGATTTGTTCTCTCCATTTGGTTCAATAACATCATACAAG GTGATGCGAGATCCCAAAGGTATAAGCCGAGGATCGGGCTTTGTTGCATTCTCATCACCAGAAGAGGCTTCCAGAGCT CTTTCTGAAATGAATGGTAAGTTGATTGCTGGCAAACCACTTTATGTTGCCCCTGCTCAGAGGAAGGAAGATAGAAGAGCACGGTTACAG GCTCAGTTTGCTCAAATGAGGCCCATGACTATGGCATCTACTGTCAATCCTCGAATGCCAATGTACCCTCCTGGTGGTCCTGGTCTGGGGCAACAAATATTTTATGGGCAACCACCACCTGCCATTATCCCTCCTCAA CATGGATTTGGTTATCAGCAGCAACTTGTTCCTGGTATGAGACCTGGTGCGCCTCTCATGCCGAATATGTTTGTGCCTCTGGTTCAACAAGGGCATCAAGGCCCACGACCTGGTGGTAGGCGTGCCAATGCTGTTCCAATGCAGCAAGGCCCACAACCAGTTATCCAGCAGCAG ATGCTTCCTAGGGGACGTGGCTTTCGCTATCCTCTTGGGCGTGGGATGCCTGATGTTTCCATGCAAGGTATACCTGGAAACATGCTTCCTGTCCCATACGAAATGGGTGGTTTGCCATTGCATAATGCAGGAATTTCTCAACCAATTCCAATTGGAGCTTTGGCATCTGCACTTGCAAATGCTTCCCCCATCGAGCAAAGGACT ATGTTGGGAGAAAATTTGTACCCGCTTGTTGAACAACTGGAGCCTGATATGGCGGCTAAGGTGACTGGCATGCTTCTGGAAATGGACCAGACAGAGGTGTTGCACTTGTTGGAGTCTCCAGAAGCTCTTAAAGCTAAGGTCTCAGAGGCAATGGATGTTCTGAAAAATGTGTCTCAGCAGCAGCTGAGCAGCCCTGCTGAGCAATTGGCTTCGCTGTCACTGAGTGAATGA